A region of Leptospirillum ferriphilum DNA encodes the following proteins:
- the rplQ gene encoding 50S ribosomal protein L17 encodes MITSFFEHEKIETTTMKAKELKPMIEKMITKARVKNINILRDLLKTIRDKDVAFHLLDEIAPRFSTRPGGYTRIVKTRRRIGDGAEMAILELVESGRSLSDKRKSELAAQKPKKKSSEETKSSDKEVAAKS; translated from the coding sequence ATGATTACTTCCTTTTTTGAACATGAAAAAATTGAAACAACGACCATGAAGGCAAAAGAATTAAAGCCCATGATTGAAAAAATGATTACGAAAGCCAGGGTAAAAAATATTAATATCCTCCGAGATTTGCTGAAGACTATCCGCGACAAGGACGTTGCCTTTCACCTTCTTGATGAAATAGCTCCCAGATTCTCAACGAGGCCGGGCGGATATACCAGAATTGTCAAGACCAGGAGAAGAATTGGTGACGGGGCCGAGATGGCAATTCTGGAGCTTGTAGAGTCTGGGCGTTCTCTTTCGGATAAGAGAAAATCAGAGTTGGCTGCACAGAAGCCAAAGAAAAAGTCTTCAGAAGAGACTAAGAGCAGTGATAAAGAAGT